In Humulus lupulus chromosome 6, drHumLupu1.1, whole genome shotgun sequence, a single genomic region encodes these proteins:
- the LOC133785463 gene encoding uncharacterized protein LOC133785463: MNGWIQGSFQGDHTKSFEAFSVASGLFINNHKSRIYFGGISDSEKASQLKLTKLTEGTFPLIYLGIPLRPTKWKAMDYDLILMKIRLRLHGCASRNLSYVGRVQLIHSVLLGIRNYWMSIFLLPQRVIKEIDRLCRNFLWGEKGTRSKFHLTSWDQVCRPKIHGGLGFKEGPLWNKIKLAKYIWAISSKQDLLWVKRVNCIYLKGDQIWDYVLHQDSSWYWKKFIKLSKSLPSSTSNSAVVKGKLHLNKLYLLSIPGSPINSMKAVWCKLSVPKHRFTLWQSINQKLLTRDLMHYCHLSIPCLACLVCETNLECHSHLFFDCTFSKRVLQAISGWLGELIWPEKFEDWCNWLTETRKGCMARVVLAALAATVYYLWHNRNKCCFGSSCFTIYHLDSLIKESVKARVSCLSLRTKKLSFREKLMIQFFSSL, from the exons ATGAATGGTTGGATTCAAGGCAGCTTTCAGGGAG ATCATACAAAATCTTTTGAAGCCTTCTCTGTTGCATCTGGTTTGTTCATCAATAACCATAAGTCTAGAATTTACTTTGGAGGCATATCGGATTCAGAGAAAGCCTCTCAGCTGAAACTTACTAAGTTGACTGAAGGGACTTTTCCTTTGATCTATCTTGGAATACCGTTGAGACCTACCAAGTGGAAGGCTATGGACTATGACTTAATCCTTATGAAAATCAGGCTGAGATTGCATGGTTGTGCCAGTAGGAATCTTTCCTATGTTGGTCGTGTGCAGCTAATTCATTCTGTCCTGTTGGGTATAAGGAATTACTGGATGagtatatttcttttgcctcagaGAGTCATTAAGGAGATAGATCGCCTTTGCAGGAATTTTTTGTGGGGAGAAAAAGGTACCAGAAGCAAATTTCATTTAACCTCCTGGGATCAAGTTTGTCGGCCTAAAATTCATGGTGGTTTAGGCTTTAAAGAAGGGCCTCTTTGGAACAAAATTAAGCTTGCAAAATACATTTGGGCTATCTCTTCTAAGCAGGACCTTCTATGGGTTAAACGGGTGAATTGTATCTATTTAAAAGGGGACCAGATATGGGACTATGTCCTGCATCAAGACTCTAGCTGGTACTGGAAAAAGTTTATCAAACTTAGTAAATCTCTACCTAGCTCAACTTCAAACTCAGCTGTTGTAAAGGGGAAACTCCACCTGAATAAGTTGTATCTTTTATCAATTCCTGGCAGTCCTATTAATAGCATGAAGGCTGTTTGGTGCAAGCTTTCAGTGCCCAAACATAGGTTCACATTGTGGCAGTCTATTAACCAGAAATTACTTACTAGGGACTTGATGCATTACTGTCACTTATCTATCCCTTGTCTAGCTTGTCTGGTCTGTGAGACTAATTTGGAATGCCACTCTCATCTCTTTTTTGACTGTACTTTCTCCAAGAGAGTGCTTCAAGCTATTTCTGGTTGGCTGGGAGAACTCATCTGGCCTGAGAAGTTTGAAGACTGGTGCAACTGGCTGACTGAAACTAGGAAAGGCTGCATGGCTCGAGTAGTTTTAGCTGCACTTGCTGCTACTGTTTACTACCTCTGGCATAATAGAAACAAGTGCTGTTTTGGAAGCAGCTGCTTTACTATTTATCACTTAGATTCCTTGATTAAAGAGTCTGTCAAAGCTAGAGTTTCTTGTCTTAGCCTTAGAACCAAAAAGCTGTCTTTCAGAGAGAAACTAATGATCCAATTTTTCTCTAGTTTGTAA